One Pseudorasbora parva isolate DD20220531a chromosome 4, ASM2467924v1, whole genome shotgun sequence genomic region harbors:
- the bcl9 gene encoding B-cell CLL/lymphoma 9 protein, with product MLEVQEERPAAAATATTAATGTTGNASGRKERAKERQEEGQDCSSPVATPNPGPRSTRAKATPTTTHTHSHTHTHTSSPHQHSTAPASVALGLTSMHSSNPKVRNSPSANTQSSPKSKQEAMVRSPPVMSPSSAAQMDSKLPNQGKQGGGGSQSQSSPCDPKSLSGSHTPKGPQGSIGSMGLKNGQGLSSGNGAKGKIKRERSTSVESFEQRDTGTPSNEGDQKEIGSRAKRLCVGERRLPYSGADWCSGGESDEDDPGFFNCNSTDIKPDPGALSASTPTHNAVGGQSTTSELGSGQKPGSKVVYVFTTEMANKAADAVITGHVDNIIAYHMNNISNGKGGKPQLPLNNQIGSLRNETKQQGVPSQQQPSSHSSDQNHQAASKVAQSGQQQQPQAQPTQPQQPTQGAKPTSLPPDNAPSAGMDSKSLPSSSPHDGAGSHDGSNSAGTPGSQASNQPPNAGLQQSFPSLDLPKGADAKLTAQHHQQLAHEIMSSMGDNPEGLSQEQLEHRERSLQTLRDIQRMLFPDDKDMASMGQGNMVGPPPNSSMMEGGPKKPEQGPLQAMMAQSQSLGKPGGPGGPRPDGPPFGPPGPRDMPFSPDDLGPPPPGPGPMNSHPGPGGEHGDHITPEQMAWLKLQQEFYDEKKRKQEQMQHRPMGDMMLHQGGPRGMMRGPPPPYQMNPGEVWGPGGPEPFPDQMNMGPRGMHPHMQRMPGFPGMMNPDMDGGPNAMPRPGMNWPDDMPKMGDGRGFPPGQGMFGGPGGRVERFPNPQSVQEAMFHQGMGDKQGMGLTPGMMMEMNRMMGNQRPMEPGNGGGMMFPRMPVDGPMSPSSRMEFVKGLGRDMGEFGMGPGNLNVNMGPSPQMMPPKMREPPMNLSPEEIMKMRQGGGPMPDNVVPSQRMMQGPPFPDQPHAGDLNMGPNRQFPGMGPQGPGNPRGPRGEPSFGPDQRVNVGGNGRLSHMPPLPPNQAPNNSGPPPGQRNMSRKPSDLNVQSGPANSPNVNVNPLKSPTLRQVQSPMLGSPSGNLKSPQTPSQLAGMLSGPSAAAVAAAAIKSPPMMGSAGASPVHMKSPSLPAPSPGWTSSPKPPMQSPGIPQNNKPPLSMTSPNMMGGVEQGGNPPPSAPPSSSSSSQPGGMNVPGSLPSSSPYTMPPEPTLSQNPLSIMMSRMSKFAMPSSTPLYHDAIKTVASSDDDSPPARSPNLPSMNNSMPGMGVNHHPGHPRMMTPNSSGPMPSLSPMGMNTMGSQPLSHGMPNQMPSPNPMGPNMPPHSGPMGPGMMPHGIMMNPVSQDPGMGNNQMMSQGRIGLPHRGQGFPPGQSPPQQVPFPHNGPGHQGGFPHGMGFQGEGGPLGRMGNMPHGPGGEPVMCKPNTPGGQEFNNMPGVFNDSDLHEVMRPGASGIPEFDLSRIIPSEKPSQTLSYFPRGGDAPGGKPPHPSGPPGFPQMQGMMGEGNPRMGLPMQGMGGPPGPGHMGPQDMPMGNPGHNPMRPPGFMGQGMMGPQHRMLSPGQQPGMMGGPGMMQGKERPMYNHPGPVGSPNMMMSLQGMSGPQQTMMMPSQMRPRGMTADMGMGFNPGPGNPGNLMF from the exons CAGTCCGAAATCCAAGCAGGAGGCCATGGTGAGGTCGCCACCCGTGATGTCCCCCTCTAGCGCCGCACAGATGGACTCCAAACTGCCCAACCAGGGAAAGCAGGGGGGCGGTGGCAGCCAATCACAGTCGTCTCCTTGTGACCCCAAGTCGCTGAGTGGAAGCCACACACCCAAAGGTCCCCAAGGCTCCATAGGGAGTATGGGACTCAAAAATGGACAAGGCCTGAGTTCAGGCAATGGTGCAAAAGGAAAAattaagagagagagaagtaCTTCAGTGGAGTCATTCGAACAAAGGGATACAGGAACGCCAAGCAATGAAGGGGACCagaaag AAATAGGCAGTAGAGCAAAAAGATTATGTGTTGGAGAGCGACGGTTGCCCTACAGCGGTGCAGATTGGTGTTCAGGAGGAGAGAGCGATGAAGATGACCCAGGATTCTTCA ACTGTAACTCTACTGACATAAAGCCAGATCCAGGGGCTCTTTCTGCCTCTACGCCTACCCACAATGCAGTTGGAGGACAGAGCACAACGTCTGAACTGGGGAGTGGGCAGAAACCAGGGTCAAAGGTTGTTTACGTCTTCACTACAGAGATGGCCAacaa GGCAGCAGATGCAGTCATAACAGGGCATGTAGACAACATCATCGCTTACCACATGAATAATATCTCTAACGGCAAGGGTGGAAAGCCCCAGCTCCCCCTG AACAATCAGATCGGGTCCCTCAGAAATGAAACTAAACAACAGGGTGTTCCGTCCCAGCAACAGCCCTCATCTCACTCCAGTGATCAGAACCACCAAGCAGCCTCTAAAGTAGCGCAGTCAGGCCAGCAGCAACAACCTCAAGCGCAACCCACCCAACCTCAGCAGCCAACCCAGGGGGCAAAACCAACTAGCCTCCCTCCAGACAATGCACCTTCAGCTGGTATGGACTCTAAGAGCCTCCCCAGTAGTAGCCCACATGATGGTGCTGGATCCCATGATGGTAGCAACTCTGCAGGGACACCTGGTAGCCAGGCCTCCAACCAGCCTCCAAATGCTGGCCTTCAACAGAGCTTCCCGTCCTTAGATCTACCTAAAGGAGCAGATGCTAAGCTCACAGCTCAACACCACCAGCAGCTGGCTCATGAAATCATGTCTAGCATGGGGGACAACCCTGAGGGCCTTTCTCAAGAGCAACTTGAACACCGGGAACGTTCTTTACAGACTTTACGTGATATACAGCGTATGCTCTTCCCAGATGACAAGGATATGGCTTCCATGGGCCAAGGAAACATGGTTGGACCTCCACCTAATTCTTCGATGATGGAAGGAGGACCTAAGAAACCAGAACAAGGGCCTCTTCAAGCAATGATGGCTCAGTCACAAAGCCTTGGTAAGCCAGGTGGTCCAGGAGGACCACGTCCAGATGGGCCTCCCTTTGGACCACCTGGTCCTAGAGACATGCCCTTTTCTCCAGATGATCTTGGACCTCCTCCACCAGGTCCAGGACCTATGAACTCACATCCAGGTCCTGGTGGAGAGCATGGAGACCATATAACCCCAGAGCAGATGGCCTGGCTAAAACTGCAGCAAGAGTTCTATGATGAGAAGAAGCGCAAGCAGGAACAAATGCAGCATAGACCAATGGGAGACATGATGCTCCATCAGGGTGGACCTAGAGGAATGATGCGAGGCCCACCGCCACCCTACCAGATGAATCCTGGAGAAGTGTGGGGCCCTGGTGGCCCTGAACCATTCCCTGACCAGATGAACATGGGCCCCAGAGGGATGCATCCACACATGCAGAGGATGCCTGGCTTCCCAGGTATGATGAACCCTGatatggatggaggacccaatgCTATGCCCAGACCTGGTATGAACTGGCCTGATGATATGCCCAAAATGGGTGATGGGAGGGGATTCCCTCCTGGCCAAGGCATGTTTGGAGGTCCTGGTGGAAGGGTGGAAAGATTTCCCAATCCTCAGTCGGTACAGGAAGCTATGTTTCATCAAGGTATGGGTGATAAACAAGGCATGGGTCTTACACCTGGCATGATGATGGAGATGAATCGAATGATGGGTAATCAAAGACCCATGGAGCCTGGAAATGGAGGTGGCATGATGTTTCCTAGAATGCCAGTCGATGGTCCCATGAGTCCCTCCTCAAGAATGGAGTTTGTGAAAGGTCTTGGTCGAGACATGGGTGAATTTGGCATGGGGCCTGGAAACCTCAATGTAAACATGGGCCCTAGCCCTCAAATGATGCCTCCTAAGATGAGAGAGCCACCAATGAATCTTAGTCCAGAGGAAATTATGAAGATGAGGCAAGGTGGAGGTCCAATGCCCGATAATGTGGTTCCTTCACAGAGAATGATGCAGGGGCCTCCTTTCCCTGACCAGCCTCATGCAGGAGACCTCAACATGGGACCCAACCGACAGTTCCCTGGGATGGGTCCCCAAGGCCCTGGAAATCCAAGAGGTCCCAGAGGCGAGCCATCCTTTGGACCTGACCAAAGAGTTAATGTGGGTGGAAATGGTCGTCTTAGTCATATGCCTCCTTTACCACCAAACCAGGCTCCCAACAACTCAGGGCCTCCACCTGGACAGAGGAATATGAGCCGCAAACCCTCAGACCTGAATGTCCAGTCTGGCCCCGCTAACTCACCCAACGTCAATGTCAACCCGCTAAAGTCACCAACACTGCGGCAGGTCCAGTCTCCAATGCTGGGCTCACCATCAGGTAACCTCAAGTCTCCACAGACACCGTCCCAGCTGGCTGGTATGCTTAGTGGGCCTTCAGCTGCAGCAGTAGCAGCAGCAGCCATTAAATCTCCTCCTATGATGGGCTCAGCAGGGGCATCACCCGTCCATATGAAGTCACCTTCGCTCCCTGCCCCCTCCCCCGGTTGGACGTCATCACCCAAGCCACCCATGCAAAGCCCAGGAATCCCTCAGAACAACAAACCTCCACTTAGCATGACGTCACCAAATATGATGGGTGGTGTAGAGCaag GTGGTAATCCTCCTCCCTCAGCTCCTCCATCCAGCAGTTCCTCCAGTCAACCAGGCGGTATGAATGTGCCAGGAAGTCTTCCATCCAGCAGCCCCTACACCATGCCCCCAGAGCCAACGCTATCCCAAAATCCTCTTTCCATTATGATGTCCCGCATGTCCAAGTTCGCCATGCCCAGTTCTACACCCCTCTACCATGATGCAATCAAAACCGTGGCCAGCTCTGATGATGACTCGCCGCCTGCTCGATCGCCAAACCTGCCATCTATGAACAACAGCATGCCCG GTATGGGTGTGAACCATCACCCAGGTCATCCTCGAATGATGACACCTAACTCTTCTGGCCCCATGCCTTCCCTCAGCCCAATGGGAATGAACACTATGGGCTCCCAGCCACTTTCCCATGGTATGCCAAACCAGATGCCCTCGCCTAATCCCATGGGCCCTAATATGCCTCCTCACTCTGGGCCTATGGGTCCAGGCATGATGCCTCATGGTATTATGATGAACCCAGTCTCCCAAGATCCTGGCATGGGCAACAACCAGATGATGTCACAGGGACGTATTGGTCTTCCTCACAGAGGACAGGGCTTCCCCCCTGGACAGTCACCACCACAACAGGTCCCCTTCCCTCACAATGGTCCTGGACACCAGGGTGGCTTCCCTCATGGGATGGGTTTCCAAGGAGAAGGGGGCCCACTGGGCAGGATGGGCAATATGCCTCATGGACCTGGTGGTGAGCCAGTTATGTGCAAACCTAATACTCCAGGAGGCCAGGAGTTTAATAACATGCCTGGTGTCTTCAATGATTCGGATCTACATGAGGTCATGCGACCAGGTGCATCAGGTATCCCTGAGTTTGACCTCTCTCGAATTATCCCTTCTGAGAAGCCCAGCCAGACTCTGTCCTACTTCCCTCGTGGCGGGGACGCCCCTGGTGGGAAGCCACCACACCCGTCTGGCCCACCTGGCTTTCCCCAAATGCAGGGGATGATGGGTGAGGGCAACCCAAGGATGGGCCTCCCCATGCAGGGAATGGGTGGGCCTCCTGGCCCTGGACATATGGGACCACAGGACATGCCCATGGGTAATCCAGGCCACAACCCTATGAGACCCCCAGGTTTCATGGGTCAAGGTATGATGGGGCCACAGCACAGGATGTTGTCTCCTGGCCAGCAGCCAGGAATGATGGGAGGTCCTGGAATGATGCAGGGAAAGGAAAGGCCGATGTACAACCACCCTGGGCCTGTGGGCTCTCCTAACATGATGATGTCACTACAAGGGATGAGTGGTCCTCAGCAGACTATGATGATGCCCTCACAGATGAGGCCGCGAGGAATGACAGCAGACATGGGCATGGGATTTAACCCTGGTCCAGGGAACCCTGGGAATTTAATGTTTTGA